The genomic window CCaaactttatatatatatattatacagtcATCCATTCTTAAACAAAAGACTGCAATTGGCTAAATGATAAACAAAACAAGGAAAAAATATAAAAGACACTTACACAATTTCATCATTCTGGAACTCCAGCACTCCGTGTGTATCTTCAAAATCTTCACCACCCCCTTTAGCTGTGCCCTCTATAGTTTTGTAGGGCACCACCACTACCCCACGGGCACCTGAAGTACGAACAACTTTCACCTCCATCATGCCAATGCTTTCACTAACATTAACCAGTGGCTCCTCAAATGTAAAGATTCCAGCATGGTCATCATCAAAGATTGTGACCGTAGCTGTTGAGGGCAGACCAAGGCCGGCTAATGTCTCTGTATGGTTGATGTCTGAATATGAGATTGCTTCTGAGCTTGCTGAAATCACTCGCACATTACTGAGGTGAACCAGAAAATGCTCATCTTCTTCAAAGATGTCATCATCAATGATATCAATTCGGATCTCCTTTTCTGTTTCACCTGGCCTGAAGATGACTGTACCTTCAGTGAACTGGTAGTCAGACCCAGCATTGGCTGTGCCATCTTCAGTGCAGTAGTCCACTGACACAGTACTTGTCAAGTCACCACCTCTTCGGACTAGATTAAGAGCCACTTTACCACAGTTCTCTAAACACTGATATGTGCTGGGATCAAAGAAAATCTTTGATGAGAGATCGCTGTCAGACACCACAGAGCGCATCTCATGGTGTCCAATAGCTTTTCTAGCCTGGTCAGCTGCATGCTTCTTCAGGATATTTCCTGCCCCAGTCATAAGCCTAGTGGCTTGACAGCGATAGAAAGCTCGACTCTTTTGTTGCTGACAGAGGACCTGGTAGTTTGCAAGCTCAATGAGTTGCTCCATCTCCTTTTCAGGATGTTTCTGTTTCAGCTCTTTCAGGATCCGAGCCATTTCCATCCGGACATCTTCTTcgtccatctctttctcttcagcACCCATAATCCCATCCAAGTATTCCTCTGCATGTGAGTTTAACATCTGCCCATCCATCTCTATGTCTGCTTTTGACTGgagctctgcctcaccctctgTCTCAATGATCACGCCCTTCCGTTTGCCCAGACGATAGCGTTTGGGCACATAATGGTAACACAGGAGTCTGCGATCAGCCACCCATGCAAAGAGCACACAAATAGGGAAGAAAAAGAGTGTAAGCAAACCTTCCCACACTTGCACCACACCTGGGGAGATGACAGCGAGGATAAGGTACAGCCAGGTGTAAGCAAAGATACTCCAGAATGCAGTGACGAAAAACACCCGCAGGTGCTTGACCTTGCGGTGGTCTCCATCTGGGATGACGGACACACACAGCCCAATTATGACAAACATATTGAAGGCTGCACTACCCACAATTGTATTGGGGCCCAGCTCTCCAGCATCAAA from Alosa sapidissima isolate fAloSap1 chromosome 9, fAloSap1.pri, whole genome shotgun sequence includes these protein-coding regions:
- the slc8a1a gene encoding sodium/calcium exchanger 1a isoform X5 is translated as MDKQLTFLISLQLWISFSFFVPETHSTLLNSTHSSGQSEGNVTTGCGGSFTCKPGVVFPVWEPTDPPFGDMLARATIYFVGMCYMFLGVSIIADRFMASIEVITSQEKEITFKKPNGEICTTTVRIWNETVSNLTLMALGSSAPEIMLSVVEVCGHGFDAGELGPNTIVGSAAFNMFVIIGLCVSVIPDGDHRKVKHLRVFFVTAFWSIFAYTWLYLILAVISPGVVQVWEGLLTLFFFPICVLFAWVADRRLLCYHYVPKRYRLGKRKGVIIETEGEAELQSKADIEMDGQMLNSHAEEYLDGIMGAEEKEMDEEDVRMEMARILKELKQKHPEKEMEQLIELANYQVLCQQQKSRAFYRCQATRLMTGAGNILKKHAADQARKAIGHHEMRSVVSDSDLSSKIFFDPSTYQCLENCGKVALNLVRRGGDLTSTVSVDYCTEDGTANAGSDYQFTEGTVIFRPGETEKEIRIDIIDDDIFEEDEHFLVHLSNVRVISASSEAISYSDINHTETLAGLGLPSTATVTIFDDDHAGIFTFEEPLVNVSESIGMMEVKVVRTSGARGVVVVPYKTIEGTAKGGGEDFEDTHGVLEFQNDEIVKTFQINIIDDEEYEKNKNLFIELGEPQIVEMSERKAVLLHECGGFVKTDKKLYGRDIYRKVQGRDNHIPSTIINIAEKRDEMAMSKKEEEERRIAELGQPMLGEHVKLEVIIEESYEFKSTVDKLIKKTNLALIVGTNSWREQFAEAITVNSGGSHAPSGVGEEHLRSHTLH